A part of Sediminispirochaeta bajacaliforniensis DSM 16054 genomic DNA contains:
- the larA gene encoding nickel-dependent lactate racemase: MIIEFPYGKESLKLDVGEERLQGILLSKLHGYEAAMRQEELVENALRHPVGSPGLSSLADGKKKVVLIASDHTRPVPSKLMVPAMLRDIREGNPDAEITILIATGCHRGTTEDELISKFGSDIVRNEHICIHDCDDRLNMVKIGTLPSGGECFINRIAVEADLLVSEGFIEPHFFAGFSGARKSVLPGVASRETVLANHCSEFITHPKARTGILEGNPIHRDMVWAARKAGLAFILNVVINSRKEIIHAVAGDMEESHVQGCRFLDGLCRVEARPADIVISTNGGYPLDQNIYQAVKGMTAAEVTVRKGGVIIMVSRSEDGHGGEGFFHQMADEPDIYRTMDLFLSRGRNETVADQWQTQIFIRVLQKAHVIFVSQAPDRMVRALHMIPAHSLQEAMAEAEALIGRHHATVTAIPDGVSVIVVQ; encoded by the coding sequence GGATGTTGGAGAAGAGCGACTGCAGGGAATCCTGTTGTCCAAGCTGCATGGTTATGAAGCGGCCATGAGGCAGGAAGAATTGGTGGAAAACGCTTTGCGGCATCCCGTCGGGAGCCCCGGGCTTTCGTCGTTGGCCGACGGGAAAAAGAAGGTTGTGCTCATCGCCAGTGACCATACGCGTCCTGTTCCCAGCAAGCTGATGGTTCCTGCTATGCTTCGTGATATACGGGAGGGGAATCCTGATGCCGAAATTACCATCCTTATCGCAACCGGCTGTCATAGAGGGACGACGGAGGATGAACTCATCAGTAAATTCGGTTCCGACATCGTCCGAAATGAACATATCTGCATCCATGATTGTGATGACCGGCTAAATATGGTCAAGATAGGTACATTGCCGAGCGGCGGTGAATGTTTCATCAACCGCATAGCCGTTGAAGCGGACCTGCTTGTTTCCGAAGGGTTCATCGAACCTCATTTCTTTGCAGGTTTCTCAGGTGCCCGTAAGAGTGTCCTTCCCGGGGTCGCGAGCCGGGAAACCGTTCTGGCGAACCATTGTTCTGAATTCATCACGCATCCCAAGGCCAGGACAGGCATCCTTGAAGGAAATCCCATACACAGGGATATGGTCTGGGCTGCAAGGAAGGCCGGCTTGGCATTTATCTTGAACGTGGTCATCAATTCCCGTAAGGAAATCATCCATGCCGTCGCGGGGGACATGGAGGAATCCCATGTGCAAGGTTGCCGTTTCCTCGACGGTCTGTGTCGCGTTGAGGCACGTCCTGCGGATATCGTCATCTCGACCAATGGAGGATATCCCCTCGATCAGAATATCTATCAGGCGGTCAAGGGCATGACTGCAGCCGAAGTGACGGTCAGGAAAGGAGGGGTCATCATAATGGTGTCCAGATCCGAAGACGGGCATGGCGGCGAAGGATTCTTCCATCAGATGGCTGATGAACCGGATATCTACAGGACCATGGATCTCTTCCTCTCACGTGGGCGGAACGAAACGGTCGCAGATCAGTGGCAAACGCAGATATTCATCCGGGTACTTCAGAAAGCCCATGTCATTTTTGTATCGCAGGCACCAGACCGGATGGTCCGTGCACTCCATATGATCCCGGCACACTCCCTTCAGGAGGCGATGGCGGAAGCCGAAGCCCTTATCGGTCGTCACCATGCCACGGTCACGGCCATTCCTGATGGCGTGTCCGTGATA